The following coding sequences lie in one Pseudomonas svalbardensis genomic window:
- a CDS encoding HAD-IA family hydrolase: MSVQESVFNTPYCAFLFDMDGTVLNSIAAAERIWAAWALRHGVDVDSFLPTIHGVRAIDTINRLALPGVDAEAEAAFITEAEIEDVEGIIEVPGAANFLKSLPANQWAIVTSAPKALALRRMAAAGIPQPLVMVTAEDVSVGKPDPAGYRLAAKRLGVEPADCLIFEDATVGILAAEAAGAGLIVVTATHDHPLQTPHATLASYESVVAHVDQDDKIRLHAI; the protein is encoded by the coding sequence TTGTCTGTTCAAGAATCTGTCTTCAATACCCCGTACTGCGCTTTTCTGTTCGATATGGATGGCACCGTCCTAAATTCCATCGCCGCTGCCGAGCGGATCTGGGCGGCCTGGGCCTTGCGCCACGGCGTCGATGTCGACTCCTTCCTACCCACCATCCATGGCGTTCGCGCCATCGACACCATCAATCGTCTGGCGTTGCCCGGCGTGGATGCCGAGGCTGAAGCGGCGTTCATCACCGAGGCGGAAATCGAGGATGTCGAGGGGATTATCGAGGTGCCTGGCGCGGCGAATTTCCTGAAGTCGCTGCCCGCCAACCAGTGGGCGATCGTCACCTCGGCGCCGAAGGCATTGGCGCTGCGGCGGATGGCCGCGGCGGGTATCCCGCAGCCTTTGGTGATGGTCACTGCCGAAGACGTCAGTGTCGGAAAGCCTGATCCCGCGGGTTATCGACTGGCGGCCAAGCGCTTGGGCGTTGAACCGGCCGATTGCCTGATTTTCGAAGACGCCACCGTGGGCATTCTCGCCGCCGAGGCGGCGGGCGCTGGCCTGATCGTGGTGACCGCAACCCACGACCATCCGCTCCAGACTCCGCACGCCACGCTCGCCAGCTATGAGTCGGTCGTCGCCCATGTGGATCAAGACGACAAAATCCGCCTGCATGCAATCTAA
- a CDS encoding response regulator — MSPVSTAGNNLPGGLILVVEDDPLILEFLCEILQDEGFVVEPQASADAALKYLEQHSEGVRLLLTDITMPGKLNGADLANLFGDRWPDKPIMIMSGFETPESAGVRHSVSFIKKPWALGQLLDCVEGALKSKRTL, encoded by the coding sequence ATGAGTCCAGTATCGACGGCGGGCAATAACCTTCCTGGTGGGTTGATTCTTGTGGTTGAGGACGACCCGTTGATTCTGGAGTTTCTCTGCGAAATTCTTCAGGACGAAGGCTTTGTGGTTGAACCGCAGGCCAGCGCGGATGCCGCGTTGAAGTATCTGGAACAACACTCCGAAGGCGTCCGTCTATTGCTGACGGACATCACCATGCCGGGCAAACTCAATGGCGCGGACCTGGCCAATCTGTTTGGCGACCGTTGGCCGGACAAGCCGATCATGATCATGTCCGGTTTCGAAACGCCGGAAAGCGCCGGGGTCAGGCATTCGGTGTCGTTCATCAAGAAACCGTGGGCGCTTGGGCAGTTGCTGGACTGTGTGGAAGGTGCCTTGAAGTCAAAACGTACCCTGTAA
- a CDS encoding pentapeptide MXKDX repeat protein, which produces MKKLATTVLSMCLAFGTASVFAADATTNNSMSNDSMSKDSMSKDAMHKDTMKKDAMTKDSMSKDAMKKDTLSKDGMKKDAMSKDAMKKDAPSY; this is translated from the coding sequence ATGAAAAAGTTAGCGACCACCGTACTGTCCATGTGCCTGGCGTTTGGCACCGCCAGCGTGTTTGCCGCCGATGCTACAACCAATAACAGCATGAGCAACGACAGCATGAGCAAGGATTCAATGTCTAAAGACGCCATGCACAAAGACACGATGAAAAAGGACGCCATGACCAAGGATTCCATGAGCAAGGACGCGATGAAGAAAGACACCCTGTCCAAGGACGGAATGAAGAAGGACGCGATGTCCAAGGACGCCATGAAAAAAGACGCTCCGTCGTACTGA
- a CDS encoding molybdopterin-dependent oxidoreductase, with translation MKKRIEGSGLDESSILTDARKIIAPQIEDRSRRSFLMRGLTLGGVAMLSGCNLTDNESVETALSSMSRFNDRVQGWLFNPNTLAPTYPESMITRPFPFNAFYGIDEAPTVEEASYRLEVTGMVADKRSWRLEELRAMAQTEQITRHICVEGWSAIGRWGGVRFSDFLKRVGADTDAKYVGFKCADDYYTSIDMATALHSQTLLTLTYDGAVLPREYGFPMKLRMPTKLGYKNPKHIQAMFVTNTYPGGYWEDQGYNWFGGS, from the coding sequence ATGAAAAAGCGCATCGAAGGCTCAGGGCTGGACGAGTCGTCCATCCTGACGGATGCCAGGAAAATCATTGCACCGCAGATCGAGGACCGCTCACGACGCTCGTTCCTGATGCGCGGCCTGACCCTTGGCGGCGTGGCCATGTTGTCCGGCTGCAACCTCACCGACAACGAGAGCGTCGAAACCGCGTTGTCCTCCATGTCCCGGTTCAACGATCGGGTGCAGGGCTGGTTGTTCAACCCCAATACCCTGGCGCCGACCTATCCCGAGTCAATGATCACCCGGCCGTTTCCGTTCAATGCCTTCTACGGCATCGACGAGGCGCCGACGGTGGAGGAGGCGAGTTATCGACTGGAAGTGACCGGCATGGTCGCGGACAAGCGCAGCTGGCGGCTCGAAGAGCTGCGAGCCATGGCGCAGACCGAACAGATTACCCGACACATCTGCGTCGAAGGCTGGAGCGCGATCGGGCGCTGGGGCGGCGTACGGTTCAGCGACTTCCTGAAGCGGGTCGGTGCCGACACGGATGCCAAGTATGTCGGCTTCAAATGCGCGGACGACTACTACACCAGCATCGACATGGCCACCGCACTGCATTCGCAAACCTTGTTGACGCTGACCTATGACGGCGCGGTGCTGCCTCGCGAATACGGCTTCCCGATGAAGCTGCGCATGCCCACCAAGCTGGGCTACAAGAATCCCAAACATATTCAGGCGATGTTCGTCACTAACACCTATCCGGGGGGCTACTGGGAAGACCAGGGCTACAACTGGTTCGGTGGTAGCTGA
- a CDS encoding cytochrome b/b6 domain-containing protein — protein sequence MSQLPASPTVSTHPRWLRLTHWLNALAVLVMVTSGWRIYNASPLYDFSFPKTITLGGWLGGALQLHFAAMWLLAVNGLVYLIINLVSGRLTRRFFPVSPKGVLHDLWAGLRGRLGHADLSHYNQVQRVAYLFVMVDITLLVISGLVLWQSVQFPLLRELLGGYEGARHVHFIAMALLVAFVAVHLVMVALVPKTLWAMIVGRKEPV from the coding sequence ATGTCGCAGTTACCTGCTTCACCCACGGTCAGCACACATCCCCGCTGGCTACGGCTGACCCATTGGCTGAACGCCCTGGCGGTGCTGGTCATGGTCACCAGCGGTTGGCGAATCTATAACGCTTCCCCGCTGTACGACTTCAGTTTTCCCAAAACGATCACCTTGGGTGGCTGGCTCGGCGGGGCGTTGCAATTGCATTTCGCGGCGATGTGGCTTCTGGCCGTCAACGGTCTTGTCTACCTGATCATCAACCTCGTCAGTGGTCGTCTGACACGGCGCTTTTTCCCGGTTTCGCCTAAAGGTGTCCTGCATGACCTGTGGGCGGGGTTGCGAGGGCGATTGGGGCATGCCGATCTGAGTCATTACAACCAGGTGCAACGGGTGGCGTACCTGTTCGTGATGGTCGACATCACGCTGCTGGTGATTTCCGGACTGGTGTTGTGGCAGTCCGTCCAGTTTCCGCTGTTGCGTGAACTGCTGGGCGGTTACGAAGGCGCACGGCACGTGCATTTCATCGCGATGGCGCTGTTGGTGGCCTTTGTAGCGGTTCATCTGGTGATGGTCGCGCTGGTTCCAAAAACGTTGTGGGCGATGATTGTCGGTCGCAAGGAGCCCGTATGA
- a CDS encoding class I SAM-dependent methyltransferase, protein MNADALSTLHAHLMTALAAAPAETRRLFHGRGRRWPGLEQLTVDWLQGVVLVSLFKEPEASQLEALKQKLMDVTQSPAWTQSGAHTLLLQHRYLLQSTTEWLLGDAIDEMTITEGGLRYRVDLGRKQNTGLFLDMRYGRDWVRANAQGKRVLNLFAYTCGFSVAAIEGGATHVVNLDMSSPALSRGRDNHRLNGHDLSKVTFLGHDLFKSWGKVIGKGPYDLVIIDPPSFQKGSFLLTKDYQRVLRRLPELLGPQGTVLACMNDPAFGADFLIDGVTREAPSLRFEQRLDNPPEFADADVECGLKALVFRLED, encoded by the coding sequence ATGAACGCTGACGCTCTATCCACCCTCCACGCCCATTTAATGACGGCCCTGGCAGCGGCCCCCGCCGAAACCCGCCGGCTGTTCCACGGCCGTGGCCGGCGCTGGCCGGGGCTGGAGCAATTGACCGTCGACTGGTTGCAAGGCGTGGTGCTGGTGTCGCTGTTCAAGGAACCCGAAGCGTCGCAGCTGGAAGCGTTGAAACAGAAGCTGATGGACGTCACGCAATCGCCTGCGTGGACGCAATCCGGCGCGCACACGCTGTTGCTGCAACATCGCTACCTGCTGCAAAGCACGACCGAGTGGCTGTTGGGGGACGCAATCGACGAGATGACGATCACCGAGGGTGGTCTGCGTTACCGGGTGGACCTGGGCCGCAAACAGAACACTGGCCTGTTCCTCGACATGCGTTACGGCCGCGACTGGGTGCGGGCCAATGCCCAGGGCAAGCGCGTGCTGAACCTGTTCGCCTACACCTGCGGATTCTCGGTAGCGGCCATCGAAGGAGGTGCCACGCACGTGGTCAATCTGGACATGTCCAGCCCGGCCCTGAGCCGTGGTCGCGACAATCACCGGCTCAACGGCCACGACCTGAGCAAGGTGACGTTCCTCGGTCATGACCTGTTCAAGTCCTGGGGCAAGGTGATCGGCAAGGGCCCTTACGACCTGGTGATCATCGACCCGCCGTCCTTTCAGAAAGGCAGCTTTCTGCTGACCAAGGACTACCAGCGCGTGCTGCGCCGGCTGCCGGAATTGCTCGGCCCCCAGGGCACGGTTCTGGCGTGCATGAACGATCCGGCGTTCGGTGCGGACTTCCTCATCGACGGCGTCACCCGCGAAGCCCCGAGCCTGCGGTTCGAGCAACGGTTGGACAATCCGCCGGAGTTTGCGGACGCCGATGTTGAATGCGGGTTGAAGGCGCTGGTGTTCAGGCTGGAGGATTGA
- a CDS encoding helix-turn-helix transcriptional regulator: MDALLKELPVHQGLARVFGALGQDSFWRALVDTLRLLVPLDNALVAVMRAGRVPRLLIDFDSKGSAAEQEELADYSAGMYLLDPFYQAACAGITDGLHSLESVAPDQFQQSEYYLSYFRSVVGGDELQFMVNIDGAVLGLSLGRSTRFTLEEQGRLLCVRDWVLAAMRRHLQLMPPEGPATEVVAGDLATLLDRFDARLSVREIETARLILQGFSSKAIAQQMGISPETVKVHRRNLYHKLNVNGHGELFALVLNPPA, from the coding sequence GTGGACGCGTTGTTGAAAGAGTTACCGGTGCACCAAGGGCTGGCGCGGGTATTTGGTGCCTTGGGGCAGGACAGCTTCTGGCGTGCGCTGGTCGACACCCTGCGGTTGCTGGTGCCGCTGGACAACGCATTGGTCGCGGTGATGCGGGCCGGGCGGGTGCCGCGCCTGCTGATCGACTTCGACTCAAAGGGCAGTGCTGCCGAGCAAGAAGAACTGGCGGATTACAGCGCCGGCATGTACCTGCTCGATCCGTTTTATCAGGCCGCCTGTGCCGGCATTACCGACGGCTTGCACAGCCTCGAATCGGTGGCCCCCGACCAGTTCCAGCAGAGCGAGTATTACCTGAGCTACTTCCGCAGCGTGGTGGGCGGTGACGAGTTGCAATTCATGGTCAACATCGATGGCGCCGTGCTCGGTTTGTCGTTGGGACGCTCGACGCGATTCACGCTTGAGGAACAGGGCCGTCTGCTCTGCGTGCGCGATTGGGTGCTGGCGGCGATGCGCCGTCACCTGCAATTGATGCCACCGGAAGGACCGGCAACCGAGGTGGTGGCCGGGGATCTGGCGACCCTGCTGGATCGTTTCGACGCGCGTCTGTCAGTGCGGGAAATCGAAACGGCGCGCCTGATTCTTCAGGGCTTCTCAAGCAAGGCCATCGCCCAGCAGATGGGCATTTCCCCGGAGACGGTGAAGGTGCACCGGCGCAATCTCTATCACAAGCTCAATGTGAATGGGCATGGTGAGTTGTTTGCGTTGGTGCTCAATCCTCCAGCCTGA